One window of the Epinephelus moara isolate mb chromosome 24, YSFRI_EMoa_1.0, whole genome shotgun sequence genome contains the following:
- the LOC126386017 gene encoding acidic mammalian chitinase-like: MTRLLTALGVVLILHIASSSKLVCHMTNWAQYRTGAAKFTADNIDPFLCTHVIYALATINSFNQISPIEWNDEQQFVRLSNLKNANPALKTLLSVGGTVNGVSPFISMVARPEGRTAFIRSAISYLRTHNFDGLNLAWEYPGHNGSPPQDKERFTLLVMEMAKAFDDDAKDNRRTRLLLSANVAGFRQTIDRAYEVKKIALHLDFINVMTYDFHGHWEPITGHNSPLYSSSMDSGTHAHHNINSSISHWLALEAPAEKLLLGFPTYGRTYRLTSSASGLGAPANGPADAGPYTRTAGFWAFYEICDFLPSANIQWIPEQKVPYATYGSSWVGYDDQRSYSSKVEWMTANNLGGAHVWTLDMDDFGGNFCSAEHYPLINHLRMSMGFPPKPTTTPAPTTTRDSIADFCRGRPDGLYENPADKTTYFQCFHGNTYLHRCQPGLIYWDSCKCCNWP, translated from the exons ATGACGAGACTCCTCACAG CTCTGGGCGTTGTGCTCATTTTGCACATTG CCTCATCCAGTAAACTGGTGTGCCACATGACCAACTGGGCCCAGTACAGGACAGGCGCTGCCAAATTCACCGCAGACAACATCGACCCCTTCCTGTGCACACACGTCATCTACGCTCTGGCCACCATCAACAGCTTCAACCAGATCAGCCCCATCGAGTGGAACGATGAGCAGCAGTTTGTCAGGCTCAGCAACCTCAAGAATGC TAATCCTGCACTGAAGACTCTGCTGTCTGTCGGAGGCACAGTCAATGGAGTGAGCCC ATTCATCTCCATGGTTGCCAGGCCTGAGGGTCGTACTGCCTTCATTAGGTCAGCCATCAGCTACCTACGCACCCATAACTTTGATGGGCTGAACTTGGCCTGGGAATATCCTGGACACAATGGCAGCCCACCACAGGACAAGGAGAGATTCACTCTGCTGGTCATG GAGATGGCCAAGGCCTTTGACGATGATGCCAAGGACAACAGGAGGACTcgactgctgctgtcagccaacGTTGCTGGTTTCCGTCAGACAATAGACAGAGCCTACGAGGTTAAAAAGATTGCCCT CCACCTTGACTTCATCAATGTCATGACCTATGACTTCCATGGACACTGGGAGCCAATTACTGGACACAACAGCCCATTGTACAGCAGCTCTATGGACTCCGGCACACATGCTCATCATAATATC aACTCTTCTATATCCCATTGGCTGGCTCTGGAAGCACCAGCTGAGAAGCTGCTGCTGGGTTTCCCAACCTACGGACGAACCTACCGCCTTACTAGTTCTGCTTCTGGCCTAGGAGCACCAGCTAATGGCCCCGCAGATGCCGGACCTTACACTCGTACTGCTGGCTTCTGGGCCTTCTATGAG ATCTGTGACTTCCTCCCCAGTGCTAACATTCAGTGGATCCCTGAACAGAAGGTTCCATACGCAACCTACGGAAGTTCCTGGGTCGGCTATGATGACCAGCGCAGCTATTCTTCTAAG GTCGAATGGATGACTGCCAACAACCTGGGAGGTGCTCATGTGTGGACTCTGGACATGGATGACTTTGGTGGAAACTTCTGCTCAGCTGAACATTATCCTCTCATCAACCACCTCAGGATGTCAATGG GCTTCCCCCCGAAGCCCACCACTACCCCagcccccaccaccaccagggACTCCATTGCAGACTTCTGCCGTGGCCGCCCCGATGGGCTGTATGAGAATCCAGCTGATAAGACCACCTACTTCCAATGCTTCCATGGAAACACTTACCTGCACCGCTGCCAGCCCGGCCTTATCTACTGGGACTCCTGCAAGTGCTGCAACTGGCCTTGA